A window from Corynebacterium accolens encodes these proteins:
- a CDS encoding anchored repeat-type ABC transporter ATP-binding subunit produces MAMSKPCIQVRGLQVALSGRTVIEDANLEVGTGEFIGLLGPNGAGKTTLMRAILGLIPSSGTCTVTGSVGYVPQRHEVEWGFPINVYRTVLSGRTGLIGWFKRPKKKDHAAAAEALRLVHMEEFASRPIEELSGGQRQRVLIARALAIQPEVLLLDEPFTGLDAPNTEALLELFAELAAQGKSIVMSTHNLSEAAHTCKRLVLFNRTVIADGPAEELLAEKDPWTHAFGVSASSPLLAAIGVAA; encoded by the coding sequence ATGGCCATGTCTAAGCCGTGCATTCAGGTGCGCGGATTGCAGGTAGCGCTATCTGGCCGCACCGTGATTGAGGACGCCAACCTCGAGGTAGGTACCGGTGAATTCATTGGGCTTCTAGGCCCCAACGGCGCGGGCAAGACCACGCTGATGCGCGCCATTTTGGGCCTAATCCCCTCCTCCGGCACGTGCACCGTCACCGGCTCTGTGGGCTATGTTCCCCAGCGCCACGAGGTGGAATGGGGCTTTCCCATCAACGTGTACCGCACCGTGCTCAGCGGGCGGACCGGACTCATCGGGTGGTTCAAGCGCCCTAAGAAAAAGGATCATGCCGCCGCTGCAGAAGCGCTGCGCTTGGTGCATATGGAGGAATTTGCCTCCCGGCCCATCGAGGAGCTTTCCGGCGGCCAGCGCCAGCGCGTACTGATCGCCCGCGCCCTCGCCATTCAGCCGGAGGTCTTGCTACTCGATGAACCTTTTACCGGGCTCGACGCCCCGAATACCGAGGCCCTTTTGGAGCTTTTCGCCGAGCTTGCGGCGCAAGGAAAATCCATCGTGATGTCTACCCATAACCTGTCTGAGGCGGCGCACACGTGCAAGCGCCTCGTGCTATTTAATCGCACGGTCATTGCAGACGGCCCCGCCGAGGAGCTTTTGGCCGAGAAAGATCCGTGGACCCACGCGTTTGGCGTCAGTGCCTCGTCCCCGTTGCTCGCTGCGATTGGAGTGGCTGCATGA
- a CDS encoding choice-of-anchor M domain-containing protein, translated as MLNLASRTVTRAATRTAACIVTAGLAVSATPAWADDLAQVVGADETVAPEGEEKVIDAGHVDIGTLLDSSDAELLARDDAGDSPVWRHLDDLVFSVGDAAQQTLPDTDEFSFVGAQSGEDVWVVPQTEQAGVPWLGWNTQAPSLVDNADRGVTMEFLGHSGPGDFSLFLQNGGFEAPQLLWSTAEKGESEFWVDLNTHTHANWTFTEPGTHQVGIRIKGETTNGEEFSTDGVLTFAVGDGAAIQAAQDAEWSPADATTEDSSLPVWVYVLVGGGIIVLIAGVAVLVKSRKRGDGHV; from the coding sequence ATGCTTAACCTTGCCTCTCGAACCGTTACCCGCGCGGCCACTCGCACGGCAGCCTGCATCGTCACCGCCGGCTTAGCCGTATCCGCAACGCCTGCTTGGGCCGACGACCTCGCGCAGGTGGTCGGCGCGGATGAAACCGTGGCGCCCGAGGGCGAAGAAAAGGTCATCGATGCGGGCCACGTTGACATCGGCACGCTGCTGGATAGCTCCGATGCCGAGCTATTGGCCCGCGATGATGCAGGCGATTCCCCGGTGTGGCGCCACCTTGATGACCTGGTGTTCTCAGTAGGCGACGCGGCCCAGCAAACGCTGCCGGATACCGATGAGTTCAGCTTCGTCGGTGCACAATCTGGCGAGGATGTCTGGGTTGTCCCGCAGACTGAGCAGGCCGGCGTCCCGTGGCTGGGGTGGAATACCCAGGCGCCTTCGCTTGTCGATAACGCTGATCGCGGCGTCACCATGGAATTCCTCGGCCACTCCGGCCCAGGGGATTTTTCCCTCTTCTTGCAAAACGGCGGCTTTGAGGCACCCCAGCTGCTGTGGTCTACGGCAGAAAAAGGCGAGTCTGAGTTCTGGGTAGACCTCAATACGCACACCCACGCCAACTGGACTTTTACGGAGCCGGGCACCCACCAGGTGGGTATCCGGATCAAGGGTGAAACCACAAACGGCGAGGAGTTTAGTACCGATGGCGTGCTGACCTTCGCCGTGGGCGATGGCGCAGCCATCCAGGCCGCCCAGGATGCGGAGTGGAGCCCAGCAGACGCCACGACCGAGGATTCTTCCCTACCGGTATGGGTGTATGTCTTGGTCGGCGGCGGAATTATCGTGCTGATCGCCGGTGTTGCCGTGCTCGTGAAATCTCGTAAGCGAGGCGATGGCCATGTCTAA
- a CDS encoding anchored repeat ABC transporter, substrate-binding protein → MPVPHYRFVPRGLQAVGALCSVSLLAAGCTTSAAVDTSDRFSVVATTPILADMARHVAGEDASVTGLIPSGKDPHTFEPTLRTVRNVANADLALSNGYLLEPQSLIDTLHESTDAPVVEVADSASTRGATLVPLVEDVSLDAIWLGLRISGAEQRNSGVDFRMVSAEGPGDVAAYVVSTFGTPEVLFNSADGIDSGEDAVTLPANAHTHVSWGFSEPGIYKLGFQADGTEVEHLTVAVGVNPPEDVDVIDSGHVDIAADVAKGSIDLRDQDQHFDPADTAVAVPSSVLQPIPPDPAYRFLGTPGADTYLLPQAVLGKHIHGEVDPHLWHNVDNAIAYVDVIAEEMANADPSHGADYRARAESYIAELRELDGYVDRAISSIPQSNRHLVTTHHGYAYLEQGYGLSVAGFVTPNPAIEPSPREVIALRRTLENLHLPAVFVEPVEQASASTLKEAAAQQNVELCPIYGDTLDDAVPTYIDLMKFNADSLQRCLHPSNGDNHA, encoded by the coding sequence ATGCCAGTGCCCCACTACCGTTTCGTACCGCGCGGGCTGCAGGCCGTAGGGGCGCTCTGTAGCGTCTCCCTCCTCGCGGCAGGCTGCACGACCTCGGCAGCGGTGGATACCTCTGATCGCTTCAGCGTGGTTGCGACGACGCCGATTCTGGCGGATATGGCCCGCCACGTCGCAGGCGAGGATGCCTCGGTCACCGGCCTTATCCCAAGCGGAAAGGACCCGCACACCTTTGAGCCGACGCTGCGCACGGTGCGCAACGTGGCCAATGCGGATCTTGCCTTGAGCAATGGATACCTCTTGGAACCGCAGTCCCTGATAGATACCTTGCACGAGTCCACGGATGCGCCCGTGGTAGAGGTCGCTGACTCCGCCTCCACCCGCGGCGCTACCCTCGTGCCGCTGGTAGAAGATGTCTCCCTGGATGCCATCTGGTTGGGCCTGCGCATTAGCGGTGCCGAGCAGCGCAACTCCGGCGTGGATTTCCGCATGGTCTCTGCCGAGGGGCCAGGCGATGTCGCAGCCTACGTGGTCTCCACCTTCGGCACGCCGGAAGTGCTGTTTAATAGCGCCGATGGCATCGACTCAGGCGAAGATGCGGTCACCCTCCCGGCCAACGCGCACACGCACGTCTCGTGGGGTTTTTCGGAGCCGGGCATCTATAAGCTGGGCTTTCAGGCAGATGGCACTGAGGTAGAGCATCTAACCGTCGCGGTAGGCGTGAACCCGCCGGAAGATGTGGATGTCATTGATTCCGGCCACGTGGATATTGCCGCTGATGTGGCTAAGGGATCTATTGATCTGCGCGATCAAGACCAGCATTTTGATCCCGCTGATACCGCGGTGGCGGTCCCCTCCTCGGTATTGCAGCCCATTCCGCCGGATCCCGCCTACCGCTTCTTGGGAACCCCCGGTGCGGATACCTACCTGCTCCCCCAAGCGGTCTTAGGTAAACACATCCACGGCGAAGTGGACCCGCACCTATGGCACAACGTGGACAATGCCATTGCCTATGTCGATGTCATCGCTGAAGAAATGGCGAATGCGGATCCGTCGCACGGCGCCGATTACCGCGCCCGTGCCGAGTCCTATATCGCAGAACTGCGCGAGCTTGACGGGTATGTGGACCGCGCGATCTCTTCCATCCCGCAGAGCAACCGGCACTTGGTCACCACCCACCACGGCTATGCCTACTTAGAGCAAGGCTATGGCCTGTCGGTGGCTGGGTTCGTGACGCCCAATCCCGCCATTGAGCCTTCGCCACGGGAGGTCATTGCCCTGCGCCGGACGCTGGAGAACCTGCACCTTCCCGCGGTCTTTGTGGAGCCGGTGGAACAGGCTAGTGCCAGCACGCTGAAGGAGGCCGCCGCGCAGCAAAACGTGGAGCTGTGCCCCATTTACGGCGACACGCTTGATGATGCCGTGCCTACTTATATCGATCTCATGAAATTCAATGCTGACTCGCTGCAGCGTTGCCTACATCCTTCGAATGGAGATAACCATGCTTAA
- a CDS encoding choice-of-anchor M domain-containing protein yields MDTNTISRTRAHRPGSRIIAAVITALIAFFVPVTPALAFDEVFDSGHIDAFYVTAPDGQLHLSMQEDVTGSHVQRPGDDVLLQVVESAWSDATEAVPEIGESTYFLPQTQDPNIIWPGWDTQPARDGGFTSVDFEFTNISGPGSVYVFETSGFGNVGAVTNSGSMELTSGEVINQPSPAHRHVNWAFSEAGTYEMTVQASSNGQTSNAVTYTWQVGEGGETVSGHRSAGGSGEADNSGNDAGHSNSEGGQGGNAASGGQSTDPECRPGIIPQIKDDTVSPPQWRDADGATFYLSDNSSVELPEDVGPVSAGQAWMIGSTQVDGVPWLGANTQSPSMREHIPGDVTWELVDMKGPGAMMVYSQGGLGKIVGDEWFRGANGAVEGSYNIAPNTHVHPNWVFEKQGTYDVTIRQVAQTSAGKQVAGQATLHFVVGGGRPDGSFDNGHFDLGAEVNPDGGDCGVGAAAGAGSNGSGAGQDGAGGSGANTSGKGSNAALANTGTPTMPLGIGVLGLGMLFLGLGIARLAVARAKN; encoded by the coding sequence ATGGATACCAACACCATTTCACGCACCAGAGCTCACCGGCCTGGCAGCCGCATCATCGCGGCGGTAATTACCGCCCTCATCGCGTTTTTCGTTCCGGTCACACCGGCCTTGGCCTTCGATGAGGTCTTTGATTCCGGACATATCGACGCGTTCTACGTCACGGCACCTGATGGCCAGCTACACCTATCCATGCAGGAAGATGTCACCGGCTCGCACGTCCAGCGCCCTGGCGATGACGTGCTGCTCCAGGTCGTGGAATCGGCATGGTCCGATGCCACCGAGGCCGTTCCCGAGATTGGAGAATCGACCTACTTCCTGCCCCAAACCCAAGACCCAAATATCATCTGGCCGGGCTGGGATACTCAGCCGGCACGCGATGGCGGATTCACCAGCGTTGACTTCGAATTCACCAATATCTCTGGGCCGGGCTCAGTCTATGTTTTTGAAACCTCTGGGTTCGGCAACGTCGGTGCCGTGACCAATTCCGGTTCGATGGAGCTGACCAGCGGCGAGGTTATTAACCAGCCGAGTCCTGCACACCGGCACGTCAACTGGGCCTTTAGTGAGGCAGGTACCTATGAGATGACTGTTCAGGCCTCCTCTAATGGCCAAACCAGTAACGCAGTGACCTATACCTGGCAGGTAGGCGAAGGCGGAGAGACAGTCTCCGGTCACCGTTCTGCGGGCGGTTCTGGCGAGGCAGATAACTCCGGCAATGACGCTGGACACAGCAATTCCGAGGGTGGCCAAGGCGGCAACGCTGCAAGCGGCGGACAGTCCACGGATCCAGAGTGCCGTCCGGGTATTATCCCGCAGATTAAAGACGATACGGTCTCGCCGCCGCAGTGGCGCGATGCCGATGGCGCAACTTTTTACCTCTCCGATAATTCCAGCGTCGAGCTGCCAGAAGATGTTGGACCTGTTTCGGCCGGCCAAGCCTGGATGATTGGTTCTACGCAGGTCGATGGCGTGCCGTGGCTCGGTGCGAATACCCAGAGCCCCTCCATGCGCGAACACATTCCAGGTGATGTTACTTGGGAGCTCGTCGATATGAAGGGCCCTGGTGCCATGATGGTCTACAGCCAGGGTGGCCTGGGCAAAATCGTCGGCGATGAATGGTTCCGCGGCGCGAACGGCGCTGTGGAAGGCAGCTACAATATCGCCCCCAATACCCACGTGCACCCTAACTGGGTCTTCGAAAAGCAGGGCACCTATGACGTGACGATCCGCCAGGTGGCCCAGACCTCTGCCGGCAAGCAAGTAGCAGGCCAAGCAACGCTGCACTTTGTCGTCGGCGGTGGCAGGCCAGATGGCTCCTTCGATAATGGCCACTTCGACCTGGGCGCGGAAGTGAACCCGGATGGCGGCGACTGTGGTGTTGGCGCCGCAGCCGGCGCGGGCTCTAATGGTTCCGGTGCTGGCCAGGATGGCGCTGGCGGTTCCGGTGCGAATACGTCCGGTAAGGGCAGCAACGCGGCTCTTGCCAATACTGGGACCCCCACCATGCCTCTCGGAATCGGTGTGCTCGGCCTGGGCATGCTGTTCCTTGGCCTGGGTATTGCACGACTCGCTGTCGCGAGGGCAAAGAATTAA
- a CDS encoding choice-of-anchor M domain-containing protein, with the protein MASPRIRFMAAFSMIALIAPATAYAGPDDGKHIATQTHVDSPKSFWEGDNFLLRSEFSGQTPLIDDTVAWIGKGYNREDEDGKRRQNFMYSLPENGTQDYIGPTGTTYYTAPYQASANQEPIWIGFGADTGLPVKDFRDNIAFLDLLSVDGPGDVELFTNKDDKDGAELHRMLGSFQDSPHSTYLNAGTHTHNATLFTKPGRYRLTYRTTARTADGQLVASEPQTTSYQVGGQKPKDDKTPSLKERFDSSSSGDAAAAGYSLSMDKKQNPEKDGDDKLTTISFDAENKASGTLTLLIDGYFLTDLPVADGHAEWDEYMGPDSSNIQAVFTPEGDAPRWISQQVEFTPGSSVHTDSSDAAEAWEEAENPRQLAPTEEVTLQETGYTVRMRKQGEEGTKIIIDMEDNNFSGVMTGGLYDDKNDAEPTAPVEAPITNGHGEATFTNGELFKNTIAKVNVFPHSTVKAGHGSTVLAEPFEFGENYEATGELSTSADDNAATPGEKPGSGDSPAPGDTPAPSQPSQDEEAQRCSEKQVLDRGHVDIKALPTDDGFRTVLRDDTGQIDKNSVDRSLDDVVLGVHKNALTPRSRQLGDKEFDFLGNIGDRFYHLPQTQNQAIIWPGYNTEKLDYSKMKDGQVNLNLKPKHTPEGAEWGVYIDKTRGVGYDILANSAEDDHTIETTFASHRHTHWAFTKPGIYTFEATYTATTTDGKELASKPQTLTFAIGDDAVKSCSTAAPSDAPSEKPSETPSEKPSDSAKPSKPSKPSKPSKPSEPSKPSTPAGPSFNPWALVLPAVLGITFKAFYNFFRDNQDLIRERFGWRI; encoded by the coding sequence GTGGCTTCTCCTCGTATTCGCTTCATGGCCGCATTCAGCATGATCGCGCTGATTGCCCCGGCTACCGCCTACGCCGGCCCCGACGATGGCAAACACATCGCAACCCAAACCCACGTCGATTCCCCCAAGAGCTTTTGGGAAGGAGACAACTTCCTACTGCGATCCGAATTTTCCGGCCAAACTCCGCTTATCGATGACACCGTTGCCTGGATAGGCAAAGGCTATAACCGCGAAGACGAGGACGGTAAGCGCCGCCAGAACTTTATGTATTCCCTGCCAGAAAACGGCACGCAGGACTACATCGGTCCTACAGGCACCACCTACTACACGGCCCCGTACCAAGCCTCCGCCAATCAAGAACCCATCTGGATCGGTTTCGGCGCAGACACTGGGCTTCCCGTGAAAGATTTCCGCGATAACATCGCCTTCCTCGACCTCTTAAGCGTGGATGGCCCAGGCGACGTGGAGCTTTTTACCAACAAGGACGATAAAGACGGCGCCGAGCTCCATCGCATGCTGGGCTCCTTCCAAGACTCACCGCACTCTACATACCTCAATGCCGGTACCCATACCCATAACGCCACTCTCTTTACCAAGCCCGGCCGTTATCGATTGACCTATCGCACCACCGCTCGCACGGCGGATGGGCAGCTCGTGGCTAGTGAGCCGCAAACCACCAGCTACCAAGTGGGCGGGCAAAAGCCAAAGGATGACAAGACCCCAAGCCTCAAGGAACGCTTCGATAGCTCCTCCTCCGGCGATGCCGCCGCTGCTGGTTACAGCCTGAGCATGGACAAAAAGCAGAACCCGGAAAAGGACGGTGACGATAAGCTCACCACCATTTCCTTCGATGCGGAAAATAAGGCATCCGGCACGCTTACGCTGCTTATCGATGGCTACTTCCTCACCGATCTGCCTGTCGCCGACGGCCACGCCGAGTGGGATGAGTACATGGGCCCAGACTCGTCTAATATCCAGGCGGTATTTACCCCAGAAGGCGATGCGCCGCGCTGGATCTCGCAGCAGGTGGAATTTACCCCAGGCTCTTCTGTCCACACCGACTCTTCTGATGCCGCAGAGGCATGGGAAGAAGCCGAAAATCCGCGCCAGCTGGCCCCCACCGAAGAGGTAACGCTGCAAGAAACCGGCTATACGGTGCGGATGCGCAAACAGGGCGAAGAAGGAACCAAAATCATCATCGACATGGAGGACAATAACTTCAGCGGCGTGATGACTGGTGGTCTCTATGACGACAAGAACGACGCGGAACCCACGGCACCAGTGGAAGCCCCAATTACCAACGGGCACGGAGAGGCAACTTTTACCAATGGCGAACTCTTTAAGAACACGATTGCCAAAGTAAACGTCTTCCCTCACTCCACTGTCAAGGCAGGACATGGCAGCACGGTGCTAGCTGAGCCCTTTGAATTCGGCGAAAACTACGAAGCGACAGGCGAGCTTTCTACCAGCGCGGATGACAACGCCGCTACCCCAGGCGAAAAACCTGGGTCCGGCGATTCACCCGCACCCGGCGATACGCCTGCACCATCTCAACCGTCACAGGACGAGGAAGCTCAGCGCTGCAGCGAAAAGCAGGTACTTGACCGCGGGCACGTCGATATCAAGGCACTGCCTACTGACGATGGTTTCCGCACCGTCCTACGCGATGACACAGGACAAATTGATAAGAACTCGGTAGACCGCTCGTTGGATGACGTCGTACTTGGCGTGCACAAAAACGCGCTTACTCCCCGCTCCCGACAGCTGGGTGATAAGGAGTTCGATTTCCTTGGCAACATCGGTGACCGTTTCTACCACCTGCCGCAGACGCAGAACCAAGCCATCATCTGGCCGGGGTATAACACCGAAAAATTGGATTACTCCAAGATGAAAGATGGCCAAGTCAATTTGAACCTCAAGCCCAAGCACACGCCAGAGGGCGCTGAGTGGGGCGTATATATCGATAAAACCAGGGGCGTTGGATATGACATCCTTGCCAATTCCGCCGAAGACGATCACACGATCGAGACCACCTTCGCATCGCATAGGCATACCCACTGGGCTTTTACTAAGCCGGGCATCTACACGTTTGAGGCAACCTATACGGCAACTACTACCGACGGCAAAGAACTTGCATCCAAGCCACAGACGTTGACCTTTGCCATTGGTGATGACGCGGTGAAGTCCTGTTCTACGGCTGCGCCATCCGATGCCCCATCGGAAAAGCCTTCCGAGACGCCGTCCGAAAAGCCTTCGGACTCGGCAAAGCCATCTAAGCCCTCGAAACCGTCTAAGCCTTCGAAGCCGTCCGAGCCATCTAAGCCGTCTACTCCTGCGGGGCCATCGTTTAATCCTTGGGCTCTGGTCTTGCCTGCGGTTCTTGGCATCACCTTCAAGGCCTTCTACAACTTCTTCCGCGACAACCAAGATCTCATTCGTGAGCGCTTTGGCTGGCGCATCTAA